The Candidatus Saccharimonadales bacterium nucleotide sequence TGTATCTGACACTTGGTATGTCATACCAATAGTAAAAGCCAGATAGGCAAAATCACTATACTTTGGTGACTCTGAACCATTAAAATCTATTCCACCTTCAACATCACTGTAGTAGAGCCGGGCATACCTAAGCGCAAATGTCGTATGCACCATTGCCCAGGAAACAATAACGCTGATGAGTCCAAGTAAGATATCTATCACTTTATCATTCCCGCTGCCACTTCCTGCATGAACAATTAGAAATACGATTGTCCCAAGGCTAGCAACACTTGCAACGAGGAGAAGTACGTCAGCGAGTGCTCTGCCGGGATTCTCACGAACTGCATGTGACTTTGTTGTTTTACTATCCATTGGAAGAACTGTGAGCCATACCCAGCCAGCATATATAAGGGCGGTGACGTCCCAGGAAATGAGAAGGGCAAACTTTACCTGATTCATTACACAGAGAATAATTCCAGTGACGACGCCGATAAGTAGAGCTACTATTAGTCTTGTTAAAGCCGAAGTCGCCTGTGGTGTTTTTTTCGTAGGAATAACAAAGTCTCCGTTAGTTTAATGAACTTAGTATACTGCTAATTATCGATATACGTACAGTTATTAGACACATAACTCCTCTGTTCTGATATAATACCAAGCGTAGTATGGCGCGTTGGCGGAGTAGTTACGCAGCAGTCTGCAAAACTGTGTACACGAGTGCAAATCTCGTACGTGCCTCCATATTACGCGCGGATGGTGGAATTGGTAGACACGAGAGACTTAAAATCTCTTGCCCTAAACCGGCGTGCGGGTTCGATTCCCGCTCTGCGCACCAAATTTAGACATGTAACCTCGCTAATATAGTGAGAAAATAGTATAATAGAAGAGTAAACACGCACGACGCGTAGTAATAATCTAAAGGGGAACAAAATGATTGCAGTATGGATTATCATCGGAGTTGTCGTTCTATTGGGACTATTCCTATGGATGACATATAACGGACTAGTAACACTGAAGATCCGTGTTGACGAAGCTTGGAGCGATATTACCGTTCAGCTAAAACGTCGTGCTGATCTTATCCCAAATCTTGTCAATAGCGTTAAGGGTTACGCTGCACACGAAAGTGGCGTATTTGAAGCAGTCACAGCTGCGCGTTCAAATGTTATTAACGCAAAAGGCGTAAAAGATACTGCTGTTGCAGAAAATCAGCTCGAAGGAACTCTAAAAAGTCTTTTCGCCGTTGCTGAAGCATACCCAGATCTTAAAGCGAACCAAAACTTTATCCAACTTCAGGATGAACTTGTTGATACTGAGGATAAAATTCAAGCTTCTCGCAGATTTTATAACGGTGGAGTACGTGACCTAAACACTAAGATTACATTATTCCCAAACAACATTTTTGCCGGCATGCTAGGATTCAAGTCACGCGAATTCTTCGAAGTTGAAGATCAAGCTGCTATCGAAAATCCTGTTGAAGTTAAGTTCTAATTAGGAATTCTAAACTTTAGTGTATAAAGCAATTGCAGCCAACAAACGAAACACGGTCTTCATTATGGCCGTGTTTGTTGGTATCATCGGCGCTATTGGCTGGGCACTGAGTTATTACTATGGAAACAGATCAATCACGTACATTGTTATCGGTATTGCGATGCTCTATGCACTCATTCAGTACTATGCTGCTGGCTCACTTGCTATCGCAATGTCTGGCGCGAGAGAAATTGAAAAGAAAGATAATCCAAGACTGTATCGTATAGTTGAAAATATTGCTATTACTGTCGGGCTTCCAACACCAAAAGTATATATTATCGATGACCAAGCGCCCAATGCTTTTGCGACTGGTCGCGATCCAAAGCATGCAATTGTCGCTGCCACAACTGGTCTTCTTGAAATTATGGACGATAGGGAGCTAGAAGGTGTCATCGCTCACGAGATGGGGCATGTTCAAAATTATGATATTCGTGTGAGTATGATAGCTTTTGGACTGGTCAGTGCTATCGGTATTTTGTCTGATATCGCAATGCGGATGTTCTTCTTTGGTAATAACAACAACCGCGAAAATTCAAACCCGATTATTCTTGTCGTTGGAATTGTGATTGCAATTCTCGCGCCAATTATTGCGGCCATGGTGCAGCTAGCAATTAGTAGGCAGCGTGAGTACCTTGCAGATAGTACTGGCGCAATGACAACAAGGTATCCTGAGGGACTTGCAAGTGCGCTTGAGAAACTAGAAACCTATGGCCGACCAATGAAACGTCAAAACTCCGCGAGTGCTCATTTGTATTTTAGTAATCCTCTCAAGCCAGGCTTTTTAAGCGGTCTTTTTAGTACTCATCCACCACTTGCAGATCGAGTTGCACGACTCCGTGCAAACGAAAATAAGTTCTAAGAAAGCGAATGCTGCTATGCCGACGACACCTAAACGAGTAGTAAAGAAACAATCGAAAAAACAACCAATAAAGCAGATCGTTGATGAACCTGAATTAAAGCCAAGGAATATGCTAGCCGTGCAGTACTTAAAAGTAGTTCGTCGTACGCGTGAACTTGCAAATCGCCGCCCTCATCATAGTTTCCGTCGGACCCGTCGAAGAGACTACGCGCGCTCACTCACTCTTCCAGGATACTGGGCTTTTACAAAACAAGTCCGTCAAGCACTCTGGCGTAATAAGAAAATATTTTTAGCTGTTACTTTGCTGTACGCAGTACTTAGCGGTGTCCTTGTTGGCCTTGCATCTCAAACGACCTATACACAACTGGCTGGCCTTTTGAAGGACTCGAGTAACCAACTTCTACAGGGTAATGTTGATCAACTTGGTCAAGCCGTCATCTTACTTGGAACCGGCATACTTGGTGGTGTTAACCAAACGCCAACGGATGCTCAAAAGATATTTGCACCTCTTGTGGCACTTCTTATATGGCTCACAACGGTCTGGCTACTTAGGGCTATTCTTGCCGGTCATAAGCCGAGGCTTCGAGACGGCTTATATAATGCCGGTACTCCTATTGTTTCGACATTTCTTGTAAGCCTGATGTTTTTAGTGCAGCTCATTCCCGCGGGTTTTGCGACACTTGGATTCTGGGCTGCGACGCAGTCAGGCTTCATCGCAAATGGCGTTGAATCAATGGTTTTTTGGTTTGTTGCGATCCTTCTCATCGTCCTTTCGCTCTACTGGATTACGAGTACCTTTATTGCAATGATTGTCGTGACACTTCCTGGCATGTATCCGATGAGAGCACTTCGAACAGCGGGTGACATGGTCGTTGGGCGTCGCCTTCGCATTCTCCTTCGTCTCCTATGGCTTGTAGGTTTTCTAGTTGTCGCGTGGGCAATTGTTATGGTTCCAATAATACTTATTGATGCCTGGCTAAAAAATGTCTGGGCTAGCATAAACTGGATTCCGATAGTTCCTCTCGCCCTACTTGCCATGAGCTCATTTACAGTCGTGTGGGTGTCTGCATATGTATATTTACTCTACAGAAAGGTCGTTGATGATGACGCAACCCCAGCCTAGTAAACGCGCAGGTGAGCTACGCGATCTTCTTGCGGGCTATAGCTATAATTACCACGTACTCGATCAGCCGTCGGTCATTGATGCTGTCTATGACAGTCTGTTTGGTGAACTAAAAAAGATTGAAGCAGAAAATCCAGAACTTATTACACCAGACAGTCCTACTCAGCGAGTGGGCGGAGAGCTTCTGGGCGGTTTTCAAAAGGTAACGCATAGCTCAAGGATGCTGAGTCTTAATGATGTCTTTGACCGGGAAGAAGTAGAAGCATGGGTCATACGAATGGATAAACTTTTACCAGGTAGAACTCATGAATTCTTTGCCGACATAAAAATGGATGGTCTTGCCTGCGCGCTTATTTACCAGGATGGACTTCTTATGCAGGCAGTCACACGCGGGGACAGTTTTATTGGTGAAGACGTGACGGCAAATGTCAGAACGATTAAAAATATACCACTTCGTCTAAGAGCAAGTAAGCAGTATGACAAATTTCTTGTTGGTCGTACTGAAATTCGTGGTGAAATTGTGATGCTCAAAACAGACTTTAATAATCTTAATGAGACACGCAAAAAAAATAATGAATCACTTTTTGCAAATCCACGTAACCTAGCTGCAGGAACAATTCGTCAGCTCGATCCAAAACTCGTCGCAGCAAGGCCTCTTCATTTCCGTGCCTATGATTTGTTACGTGACGATCCGAGTGATATACCCACAAACATGTATGCTTACGAAGCTATTTCCGGGCTCGGTCTGACGCGAAATAAAGAAGCGAGTATTTTTACAAGCCTACCTGATGTCATGCATTTTGTTGATCATGTCGGTGATGTTCGAACTGACCTACCGTTTAATACAGACGGGCTCGTTATTAAAGTGAATAACCGTGCTCAGTTTGCTGAACTTGGTATAGTTGGCAAACAACCGCGTGGTGCAGTTGCGTATAAGTATGCAGCTGAACAGGCAACGACAATCGTAAAAGATATTGTTATCAGTATTGGGCGCACTGGCGCTGCAACACCAGTTGCTGTATTTGATCCTGTCGTTGTTGCTGGCACGACTGTGCAACATGCTAGTCTTCATAACGCAGATGAAATTGCGCGTAAGGATATTCGTATTGGTGATACTGTCATTATTTTTAAAGCCGGTGATATTATTCCACAAGTTGAGAGTGTCGTAAACGAGCTTCGTCCAAAGGATGCAAAAGCTTTTAATTATGAAGATGCACTCCACGAGCAGTATCCAGAGCTTGAATTCGAACGTTCCGGTAGCGACGTTGTCTACCGGGTCGTAGGAGCAAATAGTGATCTCATACTCAAGCGGTCTGTCGAGTATTACGCATCAAAAGGCGCGCTCGATATCGACACACTTGGTGAGAAGAATGTCGTTGCGCTTGTCGATGCAGGCCTCATTAAAGATACTGCAGATATTTACAGACTCACTGTCGAAGACCTGCTCAAATTAGATAGATTTGCTGATATTTCCGCGCGAAAACTCACTGATGCAATCGCTGATAAAAAGCAGCCACCACTTGAAAAGTTTGTACTTGGACTCGGTATCCGCCATGTTGGTATGCAAACGGCAATTGACCTCGCGAATCAGTTTGAATCGATCGAGAATCTTAGCAGGTCGACAATTGATCAACTTGAGGCAGTCGATGGTATCGGCAAGGTAGTTGCTGAATCAATTGTCGCCTGGTTTGCAGATCAGGATAACGAAGCGTTACTTGAAAAATTTACATCTCTCGGAGTACGACCTCATTTTGTTAAGAAGACAGGCAAACTTGTGGGTAATAACTTTGTTATTACAGGTACACTTGAAACAATGAGTAGAGACAGCGCAGCAGATGAAATACGTGCACTTGGTGGGACATTCCAAACAGCAATTGCAAAAGACACGACGTACCTTGTAACGGGTGGAAAAGTCGGGGCAAGTAAACTAAAAAAGGCCGAAAGCTATGGTACTAAGATCATCAATGAGCAACAACTTATCACTATTCTTCGTAGTGAAAAAGAGGTATAAAATGGTAACAATTCGTTTCGATAAATTGATTCGTGGAGCAATGCTCCCGATGTATGAAATGCTTGGGCAAAAAGCTGAATTTGTGGTTCTTCGTGGTGACAAGCTCGCTGCCGCAATTATTAAAAAAATTGTCGAAGAGGCACAAGAAATTCCAGCGAGTGGTGACATCGATAAAATAATTACTGAAATTGCTGACGTGGAACAAGGTCTAATTGATTTAAAGAAACTCCACGGCATTAGTGACGAACAAGTTGAGACTGCACGTCTTGCAAAGCTTGCTGAAAAGGGCGGGTTTTCTGAAGGAATTTTCGTGCATACTCTTACGCTAGATGAAGATGATAAATGGGTTTCCTATTACAGAAATGAACCTGATAAGTATGAAGAGATGAAAGTTAGCGGTAAAGACTTCGATATAACAACCGATAACCCATTACTACCAATAGGTGTATATCGCCATTATAAAGGTATGACGTATGAAATCATTGGCGTCGGACGTCATACTGAATCACTTGAAGACTATGCTGTCTACACTCCATTATATGAACATGATGGCCTACCAGATATCTGGCTCAGACCACTTCAAATGTTTATGGAAAATGTGAGCTTTGAAGGGCAATCGATTCCTCGCTTTTCAAAAGTAGATTAGTGTACGCAGTGTATATTCATCACTAGGTGAGTATAATAGTGAGTGATGCCAAAAAGAGCCAAAAAAGGGAAACGAAAATTATCAACCAAGCAATACATTTTTGCTATTGCTCGTGTTGCCGCACTTACATATAAAGCCGCACCTCTCGCGGTTATTATGCAGCTCATGGGTTCGATTGTAACTGCAGTACTCCCTATTATTACGACCTACTTTGCGGCGCTCACAACCACGTCTCTTGCTGAAGCATACGCAGGTAATCAGGCGGCTGGTGGACACGCCACTATCTACGTCTTTATTACGGCTGGTCTCGGTATTCTCATGACTGTATGGAACAGTGTAGAGCAATATGTCAGTCAGTTAATGCGTTACAGAGTTGAAGCAGCTATGAGTGATCGTATGTATGATCATTTCCTCGCACTCGATTTCTGGCGGTATGACGATAAAAAGACAGCAGATATTTTTGACCGTGCATCGCAGTTTGCAAGATTCTTCCCGTATGTTTTTGACCGACTTGCCGGCGTGATCACACAGTTTATTACGATGGTTGCGGGCCTGGCTGCTCTTCTGTTTGTTAGTTGGTGGCTAGGCGTTATTGCACTTGTTGCTGTTGTTCCGGGAATATATATTCAGTTCAAACTTTCCCGCGCCCAGGTTGCTCATTGGAATCAAAATGTTGAAACGAGGCGAGCGAAAAATATGATTGAATGGAATTTACTTCAGCCTCAGTATATCGCAGAACTTCGCCTTTATGGCATCGTACGATACCTACTCGATTTACGCATGAAACTTCGCGATAAAGACGAGAAGAAAAGAATTGAATTTGAACAAAAGTATATCTTCAAACGACTCGGCGCAGACGTTCTTGAGGCCGCAGCAGAAGTAACGGCGCTTCTTTGGATTGTTGGTGAAATTATTGCGCGTCACCAGCCAATTGGACAGTTCCTCTATGTACAACAAGTTGTGTCCCGCGCACTTGGCGGCGCGAGTGGATTTGTATCACAAATCAGCACCATTGACGAAGATCTTGCAAACCTATTTGACTACCAAGAATTCATGGAGCTTCCAATTCGCCTTGGTGGAGACAGAAAGCTCCTAGATCTTCCACAGTCTATCGAACTACAGGACATTACATTTTCCTACCCACATGCTAAGACGGATGTGCTAAAGGGCGTATCTCTTACTATTAAAAAGGGCCAACACGTGGCGATCGTTGGAGAGAACGGTGCGGGTAAGTCGACACTCATTAAAATTCTCACAGGTCTTTATACGCCTACGAAGGGAAGGATTCTCCTTGATGGACAGGACCTTGAATCAACCGCGATTGATTCCTGGCATAAGCAATTGGGCGTTCTCCAACAAGAGTTTATTAGCTACGGCTTTGCAACAGCAAAAGAGAATATCTATTTTGGTGATGTGACAAGTCCTCTCGATAAGAAACGACTGAGCGATGCGATGGATAGAGCTGAGGCACGGACATTTCTTGAAAAGTTGCCACGCGGCATAGAGAGTTACGTGAACACATGGATGGAAGACGACGAGGGGAATAATGGGACTGATCTTTCAGGCGGTCAGTGGCAGAGGCTTGCGCTTGCTCGTAACTTCTATAGAGATAGCCCAATGATCATCCTCGATGAGCCAACTTCAGCTATTGATGCGCTTGCTGAATCAAGAATCTTTAAACATTTATTTGAAGATCACTCTCGAACGGTTGTCACGATTAGCCACCGCCTGACAACGATTGAGAAGGCAGATATAATCTATATGCTACAGGATGGAAAGCTTGTTGAGCAGGGCACTCATGATGAGCTTGTAAACAAGCAAGGTGCTTACTATACAATGTTCGAATCTCAGCTACGAAATGGCTAATTGTACTTCTTACTAAAATAAGACTCATACGAGTCTTATTTTAGTAAGGATAGATCTATTAGATCTCTAAGAGATTAGCTCTGCTGCTTTTTTGGCACTGGAGCACCACCGTAAGCACTACCGCCGTAAGAGGCAACTGACGGTTTTTTTGACTTTATATCATCTGTAAGAAGATTTAATTTGCTAACAACAGCGGCCATGCCTGTCAATACACCAAAAGCTATCCCAGTATTACGTAGGAAATCTTTTCGATCCATTTCTTTTTGAAGTATTTTATCGGTTTGAATATTAAGCACAGTATTCCTTTTTTGAAATGCTAATGGTAACTACTGTTTTTATTCTAGGTCTGGTGACTTTATATGTCAATAGGGGTTTGACTGAGAGGTCGGTATACACCGTCAACATTTCTAACTCTTTGCTGTGGGCGAACGCTCATATCTCTTCCAGGTATGTTCATTTGAGCTGGAGCAGGCCTTTTAGGAATAATCTTTGACTGGATACCTTTAGGTGCAATATCAAAAGATTGCCTCCCCGTTGGTTGTTTGGGCACTTTTCGTATAGGCTCTACTTGTTGTGTGATCTCTTCTTCAATCATCCTAGCTCTCTTCTCAAAAAATTCTTCCATTGGAGATATATCAATTGCATCAACCGCAAACTTATTTAGCTCTGCCTCTTTTTTGCGACGGCGATTTGTCTTATATACAGATATCGAAACAGCGATAACTCCTGCTTGGTACATAAGAATAATAGGAAGCGCCATAATTGTTTGGTTTAGTACATCAGGAGTCGGGGTAATAAGTGCTGCTGCAATAAAGGCAATGAGAACCATGTATCTTTCGAATTTTAAAAGCCCGCCCGGCTTTAGAGGGTGTACCCAGTGAATAAATAGGAGAATGAGCGGTAGCTGAAAAAGAATACCAAGGCCAGCGGTATATGCGAGGATAAAGTTTAAGTATGAGTCAGCAGTAAGTGATGGATTAACATAGCCATCTGCAAACGTATTGAGGAAATTGAGCGCGCCTGGAATTGCATAGAAATACCCAAAGGCAGCCCCAGCAATCAGCAGTCCTATGGATGAGAGTAGTACGATGATAGAGTGCTTACGCGCACTCTTAGGTAGCGCAGGTGCCACAAAACGATATAGATGAAAGACAGCAAATGGAATAGTGATCGCTGCACCGACATACATAGTGACGGTAAAAATGAAACTAAATCCACCACCTGGATTGAGATAGATAAGCTTCTCATTACCAAGTGGCTTCAGAAGAAACGCAATCAACTGATCTTTGTAGTTATACGCGATACTGGAAGTACCGATAAAAATAACAGCCAAGAAGAAGATACGATTACGGAGTTCGCGAATATGATCGTGAAGCGTCGATGCCTGACTAGAGGCTACGTCACGCTTTTTTGTCATAGTTAGGCCTTATCTGAAGAGTCTGGTTTGTCAGATTTCTTTGCATCGTTAAACGCAGATTTTGATTCATCGAGTCCTTTGCGTAGTTCTTTTGCAGAACTACCTAGATTACGAGCAAGTTTTGGTAATTGGCTACCACCAAAAATCAACAAGATTATCACTAAAATAACGATCAGTTCAGGCGTCCCTAGCCCCAGGATATCGGCAAATTGCGATAAATTCATAGTATTCTTTCCTCCATTAGTCTATTATCTATATAATAGGACTTAAGCTTTAAAATGACAAGGACAATTGATGAACACATATACATTTAAATCAACATTTGCAGCTTCATCAGCTTACGGCGTTGGAGTATACGGCTGTGATAATTATACGCAGGGCTGTGAAGCAACAACTACTCAAACTCAGGGCTCTCTTGTGAGCACTGGTTCACCTTGGTTTATTCCCGTTATGTTAGGTGCCGCACTCATTGTCGCTGCCCTTATCTTGATTGTGACAAAATTAGTTCGTCGTAAAAATCTTAAAAAAGCCTAGAGGTATGCAAAAAGCAAAAAGCCGTATACGCCGTATTGGTATTGGTATCGCTGGTGGCCTCGTCCTTATTATTGGTGTCATCGCTATTCCATATCCTGGCCCTGGTTGGTTGATCGTATTTGCCGGTCTCGCAATTCTTGCAACTGAGTTTGCCTGGGCGCAGCGTCTTCTTGATGTTGCAAAAGGTAAGTACGATGCATGGCAGGCATGGCTAGCCCGTCAGTCATTTGTCGTAAAAGCGTTGATCTGGACACTGACTGCTTTTGTCGTGATCATAACAGTCTGGTTACTCAATGGCTATGGCCTTATCAACAACTGGCTTCATCTTGGACTTGACTGGGTGCAGTCACCACTCTTTCACTAAATAACTACTACAGAACAAAAGTTACATAAAACAAAATACCTCGCCGTAAGACGAGGTATTTTGTTTGTGTTGGTAGTAAACTACCAGCTACGCTGACGGAATGAACCGCCACCGTTGCCACCGCGGTCACCACCACGGTCGTTGCCACCGCCGAAGTCGCGTTTAGGGCGATCTTCTTTAGGGCGAGCTAGACCAACGCTAATAGCGCGGCCGTCAAGCTCTTTGCCGTCGAGTTGATCAACAGCTTTTTGGTTGTTAGCTTCGTCTGTAAATTCGACGAAACCGAAACCTTTAGATCGGCCACTGTCACGGTCAGTAATGACACGTGCGCTAGCGACTTCACCAATTTGCTCAAAGTGAGCTTTCAAACTATCGTCAGTAGTTGCGTAAGCAAGGCTACCGATGAAAAGATTTTGTTGTGCCATAAAAATATGTACTCTTTCTTGTTACTAACTTTCGTCAGATCGACCATGCGGCGATAGTTGACAAGAAGGAGTTACCGATAAGGGTAAACATCCGCTGCTTTTCTATTTCGCGTATGCTTCTGAACACTGCTATTTAAGCACATTTTTAAAAACAATACTAGCTTAAGCAGCTTTTAAAATGATAATATAGCTTGTGCTTTATATGTAAATGGTGCATAATTATTGACAAGCTGGTACGCCTACGGGGTGCCTCTGAGTACCAAAACAAACAAGTTTTAAAAACAAAAGCCGCGCCCTGGGTGGGCGCGTAACAGCCTAGAATGCTCGTCTATCACTGTAGAGACGAGCATTCGTTATATAGCATCGTTATCGAATACCCAATTCCTCATAAGTAGTTTAGGTGGATTTTTTAGATAGACTAATATCCTAGAGGGTATCTCGTTGACATCAAAAAGCTTATGCTCTATAACTACAGATAGTAGACTATGGAATATTCAGATACATTCATGTCCTTCCGTCGACGCATTTCAGCTTCCCGGAAATTACGGCATGAAACACTTCACGAAAAGAGGCCGGGTGCTGGATTTACTATTGTAGAGCTGCTTATTGTCGTGGTTGTCATAGGTGTCCTTGCCGCAATTGTTATTGTAGCGTATAACGGCGTCCAACAACGCGCTCGTGACGCTAACAGAATGAGTGATGTAACAGTTATAAATAAAGCACTAGAGCTCTACTATATAGATTATGGTAGATTTCCAAACGGCAGTGGATCGACTACGATCAACTCAGGTTGGAGTACGACAGCTGATGCTAGTTGGCAAAATCTTGCGACAGCGTTACAGCCATATTTAAGTAAGATACCTGTCGATCCAGTGAGTGCACCTAATTTATCACCACTTACGAATTCTGCTGGATATAACTATGCGTACTTCTCTAACACTAGTTCTGGGGTATCCTATTGTGGCGCAGCCCCTAATCAGATGTATATTTTAATATACCGATTTGAAAGCTCTTCTCAAACAACGACTCTTAACGGTGCATGCCCAAGTTCACCTTTAGGACCATATGGTGGCGCAAGTAACTATCGCATGAATAAGTCGTAGATGTATTAATAAGCTTAAAAGTAACTAAGATAGTGTAGATGCGCATCTACACACTGTGTAGTAATCTTTTATGCAGACTCTTTTAAGCTTGTGCTAAATCTATAGCAAGGGGTGGTCAGGAGGCATGTAATTTGTTATAATATACTCAGAGGAACCCATCATAAATGGGTATATTTTTATGAAAGACCCAAAATTTATCCGCAATATCGCTATTATTGCTCACGTTGACCACGGTAAGACCACTATGGTTGATGGTCTCTTAAAACAAAGTAATACGTTCCGTGACAACCAGGCTGAGATGAGCCAGGACCTTATTATGGACAGTGGTGACCAGGAACACGAACGTGGTATCACGATTACTGCTAAGCAGACTTCTATCTACCACGGTGATTACAAAATCAACATCATTGACACTCCAGGTCACGCCGATTTCTCAGGCGAAGTTGAACGTACACTTAACATGGCTGACGGTGTTCTGCTTGTCGTTGACGCCCAGGAAGGCCCAATGCCACAGACAAAATTTGTGCTAAGTAAAGCACTCGAACTTGGACTAAAACCAGTTGTTATTATCAACAAAATTGATAAACCATCACGTCGTATTGACGAAGTTATTGACGAAGTTTCTGACCTTTTCCTTGAACTTGCAATCGACGATAGTCAACTACATTACCCAGTGTATTACGCAATTGGCCGTGAAGGTAAAGCGTGGACTCATCTTCCTGACAACATGTCAGAACACACTGACCTTACGCCTATCTTTGATGCAATCATCAGCGATATCCCAGCACCAACTGTTGAAGTAGATAAACCTTTCCAACTTCTCGTTACATCACTTCAATACGATACATTCCAAGGTAAATATGCCATTGGCCGTATCACACGTGGTGATGTCAAAAAAGGTTCCCCAGTTGTTCTTATTAAACGCGACGGAACTATTGTTGGTAGCAAGATTGATAAAGTCTTTGGCTACCGTGGTCTTAACCGTGAAGAAATTGATTCTGCGAGTGCAGGTGACATTGTTGCTCTTACTGGTATTGGTGATGCGCGTATCGGTGAAACAATTGCTGACAAGGAAAACCCAGAAGCACTTCCAGTTATTGACGTTGAAGCACCGACAATCTCAATGTACCTTGGTCCAAACACAAGCCCACTCAAGGGTAAAGAAGCGTCATTTAATACATCACGCCAAATTGGTGATCGTCTTAAGCGTGAGCTTGAAACAAACGTATCACTTCGCGTCGCTGAAGATGGTATTGGCTTTACAGTCAGTGGTCGTGGTGAACTTCACCTTTCTGTTCTTATCGAAGCACTTCGCCGAGAAGATTTTGAATTCGAAGTTGGTCGTCCACAGGTTGTGACGATTGAAGAAGATGGCAAAACTATGGAACCAGTTGAAGAACTACTTGTTGAAGTTGGTCCTGAATTCCTCGGTGCAGTGAGCCAAGAACTTGGTACCCGCCGCGCAGCTATGGTGAAACAAGAACAAACAAGCAGTGGCACATCACGAAGTACCTACATTCTTCCAACTCGTGCGCTTATTGGCCTTCGTAACCTCCTTCTTACTGCAACAAAGGGTACGATCATCATGAACAGTATGCCACACGGCTACCAACCACTTGGTCCGAAACTTCAGCAACTTCGAAACGGCGCACTCATCGCAACTGAAGCAGGTGCGACAACAGCATTTGCACTTGATAACTCATCAGCTCGTGGTGAACTATTCGTTGGTCCTGGAACAACTGTGTATCAAGGTATGATCGTCGGTGTTTATAACCGAAGTGGTGATCTTGATGTGAACGTTTGTCGTGGTAAGCAGCTGACAAACATGCGTACATCATCAAGTGATGGTACGATTCAGTT carries:
- a CDS encoding DUF1345 domain-containing protein, whose product is MNQVKFALLISWDVTALIYAGWVWLTVLPMDSKTTKSHAVRENPGRALADVLLLVASVASLGTIVFLIVHAGSGSGNDKVIDILLGLISVIVSWAMVHTTFALRYARLYYSDVEGGIDFNGSESPKYSDFAYLAFTIGMTYQVSDTSLQTKELRSTALRHAMLSYLFGTVIIVTTINTLATLSQ
- a CDS encoding LemA family protein, which produces MIAVWIIIGVVVLLGLFLWMTYNGLVTLKIRVDEAWSDITVQLKRRADLIPNLVNSVKGYAAHESGVFEAVTAARSNVINAKGVKDTAVAENQLEGTLKSLFAVAEAYPDLKANQNFIQLQDELVDTEDKIQASRRFYNGGVRDLNTKITLFPNNIFAGMLGFKSREFFEVEDQAAIENPVEVKF
- the ligA gene encoding NAD-dependent DNA ligase LigA, with the translated sequence MMTQPQPSKRAGELRDLLAGYSYNYHVLDQPSVIDAVYDSLFGELKKIEAENPELITPDSPTQRVGGELLGGFQKVTHSSRMLSLNDVFDREEVEAWVIRMDKLLPGRTHEFFADIKMDGLACALIYQDGLLMQAVTRGDSFIGEDVTANVRTIKNIPLRLRASKQYDKFLVGRTEIRGEIVMLKTDFNNLNETRKKNNESLFANPRNLAAGTIRQLDPKLVAARPLHFRAYDLLRDDPSDIPTNMYAYEAISGLGLTRNKEASIFTSLPDVMHFVDHVGDVRTDLPFNTDGLVIKVNNRAQFAELGIVGKQPRGAVAYKYAAEQATTIVKDIVISIGRTGAATPVAVFDPVVVAGTTVQHASLHNADEIARKDIRIGDTVIIFKAGDIIPQVESVVNELRPKDAKAFNYEDALHEQYPELEFERSGSDVVYRVVGANSDLILKRSVEYYASKGALDIDTLGEKNVVALVDAGLIKDTADIYRLTVEDLLKLDRFADISARKLTDAIADKKQPPLEKFVLGLGIRHVGMQTAIDLANQFESIENLSRSTIDQLEAVDGIGKVVAESIVAWFADQDNEALLEKFTSLGVRPHFVKKTGKLVGNNFVITGTLETMSRDSAADEIRALGGTFQTAIAKDTTYLVTGGKVGASKLKKAESYGTKIINEQQLITILRSEKEV
- a CDS encoding DUF1653 domain-containing protein; the protein is MVTIRFDKLIRGAMLPMYEMLGQKAEFVVLRGDKLAAAIIKKIVEEAQEIPASGDIDKIITEIADVEQGLIDLKKLHGISDEQVETARLAKLAEKGGFSEGIFVHTLTLDEDDKWVSYYRNEPDKYEEMKVSGKDFDITTDNPLLPIGVYRHYKGMTYEIIGVGRHTESLEDYAVYTPLYEHDGLPDIWLRPLQMFMENVSFEGQSIPRFSKVD
- the htpX gene encoding zinc metalloprotease HtpX, with amino-acid sequence MYKAIAANKRNTVFIMAVFVGIIGAIGWALSYYYGNRSITYIVIGIAMLYALIQYYAAGSLAIAMSGAREIEKKDNPRLYRIVENIAITVGLPTPKVYIIDDQAPNAFATGRDPKHAIVAATTGLLEIMDDRELEGVIAHEMGHVQNYDIRVSMIAFGLVSAIGILSDIAMRMFFFGNNNNRENSNPIILVVGIVIAILAPIIAAMVQLAISRQREYLADSTGAMTTRYPEGLASALEKLETYGRPMKRQNSASAHLYFSNPLKPGFLSGLFSTHPPLADRVARLRANENKF